One Acetobacterium sp. KB-1 DNA segment encodes these proteins:
- a CDS encoding CpXC domain-containing protein, translating into MATRKTIVKTCPSCGAFFNTEAYEVINATLDTALRDEVIWGRIFDFTCPSCTHHFRSPYSMAYKEMEKEYIIFLELDEDARDEDERISKSRITEDQIAETRELFPTYRIRVVHDMMDLIEKIHIFSAGLNDKIITYLGYKIKDDVTLKMKTAKPPIRINKALFDSIRGKEGEINFGLLSTSPKPIFVTTPTRDYEYLLKKSPIRQQFEEAEGLYLVDEGWAAGIDKVLIA; encoded by the coding sequence ATGGCGACCAGAAAAACAATTGTAAAAACCTGTCCGTCCTGTGGCGCATTTTTTAATACTGAAGCCTATGAGGTAATTAATGCTACTCTAGACACTGCATTAAGAGACGAGGTCATTTGGGGGAGGATTTTTGATTTTACCTGCCCATCCTGTACGCATCACTTTAGAAGCCCTTATTCCATGGCCTATAAGGAAATGGAAAAGGAGTACATTATTTTTCTGGAGTTGGACGAGGACGCCAGAGATGAAGACGAACGGATCAGCAAAAGTCGAATAACTGAAGATCAGATTGCCGAGACTCGGGAGCTCTTCCCCACCTACCGCATTCGGGTGGTCCACGATATGATGGATCTGATTGAAAAAATCCATATTTTCAGTGCCGGTCTTAATGACAAGATTATTACCTATCTGGGTTATAAAATTAAGGATGATGTCACCTTAAAGATGAAAACAGCTAAACCACCGATCCGGATAAACAAAGCCCTGTTTGATTCCATTAGAGGGAAAGAAGGGGAAATTAACTTTGGCTTGCTGAGTACCTCACCAAAACCGATCTTTGTGACCACGCCGACCCGGGATTATGAATACCTGCTTAAAAAAAGTCCCATCCGGCAACAATTTGAAGAAGCCGAGGGGCTGTATCTAGTCGATGAAGGCTGGGCCGCCGGGATTGACAAGGTGCTGATTGCCTGA
- a CDS encoding leucine-rich repeat domain-containing protein, translated as MERTQAAYPQQTQVWRADHDEVKRQTFSEQDVKKLKGKEIRVGDAYTRIAYGAFKNITKVKRIVLSENIAYIGDEAFRGCTMLNTINLPAKLRRIGKGAFYNCCRLKTIIIPPTVKRIEPKTFKQCRGMKAISLHDQIEAIGDSAFLECESLEEIRIPEQCREIGFRSFCYCDSLKSACFPEGLLRIGREAFYRSGLTSLKLNEQLEVLEEGAFLRCLGLREITIPKSVKQIDKWAFHGCDNLHWAVFEGDPEILGSGIFNRLDTTVVCKKGSRVDRYCRENGFTVENQSDVS; from the coding sequence TTGGAACGAACACAGGCAGCATATCCGCAGCAAACCCAAGTATGGCGGGCTGATCACGATGAGGTAAAACGTCAGACCTTTAGTGAACAGGATGTAAAAAAATTAAAGGGCAAAGAAATACGGGTGGGCGATGCCTATACCAGAATCGCTTATGGGGCATTTAAAAACATTACCAAGGTTAAGCGCATTGTTCTATCCGAAAACATTGCCTATATTGGTGATGAGGCGTTTCGGGGGTGTACGATGTTAAATACCATCAATTTACCTGCTAAGCTTAGGCGGATTGGCAAAGGTGCTTTTTATAATTGTTGTCGCCTAAAAACTATTATCATTCCGCCAACGGTTAAACGCATTGAACCTAAAACCTTTAAGCAATGTCGTGGGATGAAAGCCATCAGCCTTCATGATCAGATCGAAGCGATTGGCGACAGTGCCTTTCTGGAATGCGAGAGCCTGGAGGAAATAAGAATTCCTGAACAGTGCCGTGAAATCGGCTTTCGCAGCTTCTGCTATTGCGATAGTCTTAAAAGTGCTTGCTTTCCGGAGGGGCTACTGCGAATTGGTCGGGAAGCCTTTTATCGTAGTGGTTTAACGTCGCTTAAGCTAAATGAACAACTGGAAGTGCTGGAAGAAGGGGCCTTTTTGCGCTGTCTGGGATTGCGGGAAATCACAATCCCCAAAAGCGTCAAACAGATTGATAAATGGGCTTTTCATGGCTGTGACAATTTGCACTGGGCGGTTTTTGAGGGTGATCCGGAGATACTGGGTAGTGGGATCTTTAATCGTCTGGATACAACGGTGGTGTGTAAAAAAGGCTCCCGGGTAGATCGCTATTGCCGGGAAAATGGGTTTACGGTGGAAAACCAAAGCGATGTAAGTTGA